The following are encoded together in the Nocardia sp. XZ_19_385 genome:
- the nusB gene encoding transcription antitermination factor NusB: MPQQPEDKKFKKLGTRHKARRRAVDLLFEAEARDVDVADLLSERVELARGDQAVAPVHAYTHTLVEGVADDLDRVDGTIESYLQDWTLSRLPAVDRAILRIAVWELFHANDVPPVVAVDEAVELAKELSTDDSPSFINGVLGQVVLVAPQVRAAAAATRAPRSEPEA; the protein is encoded by the coding sequence GTGCCTCAGCAGCCGGAAGACAAGAAGTTCAAGAAGCTCGGTACCCGGCACAAGGCCCGGCGCCGCGCGGTCGATCTGCTCTTCGAAGCGGAGGCCCGCGACGTCGACGTCGCCGACCTGCTGTCCGAGCGTGTCGAATTGGCGCGCGGCGATCAGGCGGTCGCCCCGGTGCACGCCTACACCCACACCCTGGTCGAAGGCGTCGCCGACGACCTGGACCGGGTGGACGGCACCATCGAGTCCTACCTGCAGGACTGGACGCTGTCCCGCCTGCCCGCCGTGGATCGCGCTATCCTGCGCATCGCGGTGTGGGAGTTGTTCCACGCCAACGATGTTCCGCCGGTCGTCGCCGTCGACGAGGCCGTGGAACTGGCCAAGGAACTCTCGACCGACGACTCGCCGTCCTTCATCAACGGCGTTCTCGGCCAGGTGGTCCTGGTCGCCCCGCAGGTCCGCGCCGCCGCCGCGGCCACCCGCGCTCCCCGTTCGGAGCCCGAAGCGTAG
- the efp gene encoding elongation factor P, whose product MADTSDFKNGLVLKIDNNLQQIVEFQHVKPGKGPAFVRTKLKNVVSGKVVDKTFNAGVKVETATVDRRDMTYLYHDGSDYIFMDGETYDQVHLQEKTVGKAGGFLMENMGVQIAMHEGEALFIELPVSIEVLVTHTEPGLQGDRSSAGTKPATIETGAEVQVPLFINQGDKLKVDTRDGSYISRVNS is encoded by the coding sequence GTGGCGGACACCAGCGACTTCAAGAACGGCCTTGTGCTGAAGATCGACAACAATCTCCAGCAGATTGTCGAGTTCCAGCACGTCAAGCCGGGTAAGGGCCCCGCCTTCGTGCGGACCAAGCTGAAGAACGTGGTGTCGGGCAAGGTCGTCGACAAGACCTTCAACGCGGGCGTCAAGGTAGAGACCGCCACCGTCGACCGTCGCGACATGACCTACCTGTACCACGACGGCTCGGACTACATCTTCATGGACGGCGAGACCTACGACCAGGTCCACCTGCAGGAGAAGACGGTCGGCAAGGCGGGCGGCTTCCTGATGGAGAACATGGGCGTGCAGATCGCGATGCACGAGGGCGAGGCGCTGTTCATCGAGCTCCCGGTCTCCATCGAGGTCCTGGTCACCCACACCGAGCCGGGCCTGCAGGGCGACCGCTCCAGCGCGGGCACCAAGCCCGCCACCATCGAGACCGGCGCCGAGGTGCAGGTCCCGCTGTTCATCAACCAGGGTGACAAGCTGAAGGTCGACACCCGCGACGGCAGCTACATCAGCCGCGTCAACTCCTGA
- a CDS encoding Xaa-Pro peptidase family protein — MCADHAGTQPDYAARRSALRSLLMENEVDALLVTDLVNIRYLTGFTGSNAALLVHAWEMRNAEERTVIGTDGRYRDQVAQQVPDLRAEIARATARRIMELAGEWQVGRVGFESHIVTVDQQRGFAEQKTGLELVPIAGLVEQLRMIKDDYEVAQLRAACDAGDAGLATILERGALRPGRTERQVARDLEWAMFEHGAEAISFETIVAAGANSAIPHHRPTEAVLKTGDFVKLDFGAVVGGYHSDMTRTFVLGAPSDWQREVYELVEESQRAGRKALRPGAEVVDVDAAARSVIEAAGHGKLFSHGLGHGVGLQIHEAPGIMKTGTGTLLSGVAVTVEPGVYFPGRGGVRIEDTLVVREGGPELLTNTSKDLTVVE; from the coding sequence ATGTGTGCTGATCACGCGGGGACCCAGCCCGACTATGCGGCGCGCCGGAGCGCGTTGCGGAGTCTGTTGATGGAGAACGAGGTCGACGCCCTGCTGGTCACCGATCTGGTGAACATCAGGTACCTCACCGGTTTCACCGGATCCAACGCCGCACTGCTGGTGCACGCGTGGGAAATGCGCAATGCCGAGGAGCGCACGGTGATCGGCACCGACGGCCGCTACCGCGACCAGGTCGCCCAGCAGGTGCCCGATCTACGCGCCGAGATCGCCCGCGCCACCGCCCGCCGCATCATGGAGCTGGCGGGGGAATGGCAGGTCGGCCGGGTCGGCTTCGAAAGCCACATCGTCACCGTCGACCAGCAGCGCGGGTTCGCCGAGCAGAAGACGGGCCTGGAACTGGTCCCGATCGCCGGGCTGGTCGAACAGTTGCGCATGATCAAGGACGACTACGAGGTGGCCCAGTTGCGCGCCGCCTGCGACGCGGGTGACGCCGGCCTGGCGACGATCCTGGAACGCGGTGCACTGCGTCCCGGCCGCACCGAGCGGCAGGTCGCCAGGGACCTGGAATGGGCCATGTTCGAGCACGGCGCGGAGGCGATTTCCTTCGAGACCATCGTCGCCGCCGGCGCCAACTCCGCCATTCCGCATCACCGCCCGACCGAGGCGGTTCTGAAAACCGGAGATTTCGTCAAGCTCGACTTCGGCGCCGTCGTCGGCGGCTACCACTCCGATATGACGCGCACGTTCGTCCTGGGCGCCCCCAGCGACTGGCAGCGCGAGGTGTATGAGCTGGTCGAGGAGTCACAGCGGGCCGGGCGCAAGGCGCTGCGCCCCGGCGCCGAGGTCGTCGACGTGGACGCCGCCGCGCGCTCGGTCATCGAGGCGGCCGGGCACGGCAAGCTGTTCTCGCACGGTCTCGGGCACGGCGTCGGACTACAGATCCACGAAGCACCGGGAATCATGAAAACCGGAACCGGTACACTTCTCTCCGGCGTGGCGGTGACCGTCGAACCCGGTGTGTACTTTCCCGGCCGCGGCGGGGTCCGGATCGAGGACACGCTCGTGGTGCGCGAAGGGGGCCCGGAGTTGCTCACCAACACCAGCAAAGACCTGACCGTCGTCGAGTGA
- a CDS encoding serine hydrolase: protein MNENALDTTVSAQLSEQIAAYCEANSIPGFVAGVYHSGEQIVLAHGTANVTTGAPMHTDTGFLLGSVTKVMTTTMVLQQVERGLLDLDAPVVKYLPEFALNVPGAADGILVRHLLSHSNGIDADLYFPEAEGPDAVRSYVDGLATAGGTLFEPGEQVSYSNGGMIVAGRLLEVVTGLPFSELIDREIYRPVGMTASSTSAGQAILRSTAIGHFPNPDTMAAEPTRMFALPQTWGPAGGTAIGTITDLLAFGRTHLAGGVSPSGTRVFSAESAAVMQQVSGDMVSPNVPPMGLGWVRYPFGDTTVLAMSGASPGGVSILCVVPEFDLVFTAFGNTPGAVMLQDQLLQWLLREYIGVEIPTLITELTPDFDLTPYTGTYRSNQLRIDIGVVDGKLEERTTYEPADAAQEAVFTAFVGGVTAAPPQRYVPIRPGLFAPEGYPLELFDGYLRLLLVSFHDIRDGRAIFRNGGGRLTRRV, encoded by the coding sequence ATGAACGAGAACGCACTCGACACCACCGTCTCAGCCCAGCTCAGCGAGCAGATCGCCGCCTATTGCGAAGCCAACTCGATTCCCGGATTCGTCGCCGGGGTCTACCACTCCGGGGAGCAGATCGTCCTGGCCCACGGCACGGCCAATGTGACCACGGGCGCACCCATGCATACGGACACCGGATTCCTGCTCGGGTCGGTCACCAAGGTAATGACCACCACCATGGTGTTGCAGCAGGTCGAGCGAGGATTGCTCGATCTCGATGCGCCGGTGGTGAAGTACCTTCCCGAGTTCGCATTGAACGTGCCGGGCGCGGCGGACGGGATTCTGGTGCGGCATCTGCTCTCACATTCCAACGGAATCGACGCGGATCTGTATTTCCCGGAGGCCGAGGGTCCTGATGCCGTGCGGAGCTACGTCGACGGGCTGGCGACCGCGGGCGGTACCCTGTTCGAACCCGGGGAGCAGGTCAGCTACTCCAATGGCGGCATGATCGTCGCGGGCCGGTTGCTGGAAGTGGTTACCGGGCTACCCTTTTCCGAGTTGATCGACCGTGAGATCTATCGGCCCGTCGGGATGACGGCTTCCAGCACCTCGGCCGGGCAGGCCATTCTGCGCAGCACCGCCATCGGGCACTTTCCGAACCCGGACACCATGGCGGCCGAGCCCACGCGCATGTTCGCACTGCCTCAGACCTGGGGTCCGGCGGGTGGCACAGCCATCGGCACCATCACCGATCTTCTCGCCTTCGGGCGCACGCATCTCGCAGGCGGTGTGTCGCCATCGGGAACTCGGGTGTTCTCGGCTGAATCCGCGGCGGTCATGCAGCAAGTCTCGGGCGATATGGTCTCGCCGAACGTCCCGCCCATGGGTCTGGGCTGGGTGCGCTATCCCTTCGGCGACACGACCGTGCTGGCCATGTCCGGCGCCTCGCCGGGCGGCGTCTCCATCCTGTGCGTCGTGCCCGAATTCGACCTGGTATTCACGGCTTTCGGCAATACCCCGGGTGCGGTCATGCTGCAGGATCAGTTGTTGCAGTGGTTGCTGCGCGAATATATCGGCGTCGAGATCCCCACGCTGATAACAGAATTGACACCGGACTTCGATCTGACCCCGTATACGGGCACCTACCGGTCCAATCAACTGCGCATCGATATCGGTGTCGTCGACGGGAAGCTCGAAGAACGCACCACCTACGAACCGGCGGACGCCGCACAGGAAGCGGTCTTCACCGCATTCGTCGGGGGCGTGACAGCAGCGCCGCCGCAGCGTTATGTGCCGATTCGGCCCGGCCTGTTCGCACCCGAGGGTTACCCCCTGGAACTGTTCGACGGATACCTGCGACTGTTGCTGGTGTCCTTCCACGACATCCGCGACGGCCGAGCAATCTTCCGCAACGGCGGCGGACGTCTCACCCGCCGAGTGTGA
- a CDS encoding MerR family transcriptional regulator has protein sequence MITIGQLADYAGVTTKTIRHYHERGLLAEPERDSSGYRRYTAQDAIDLVKIRTLATAGVPLARVKDLLDADPETLAAALAEIDRELRERIGELRRTRGQLAQIQRGERLFVSADVADYLDRLRELGISERHIRLERDGWILLQTASPEDAAEWIAEKLTLIADPEFRAICLDHDAAYDWSPDDPRLRTLADRVRDWHAGRPPPSAPRHPALAQFVARSQAGVSSPAWDQLVELLRT, from the coding sequence ATGATCACGATCGGGCAGCTCGCGGATTACGCCGGAGTGACCACCAAGACCATCCGCCACTATCACGAGCGCGGGCTGCTCGCGGAGCCGGAGCGCGACTCCTCCGGCTATCGCCGCTACACCGCGCAGGACGCCATCGACCTGGTCAAGATCAGGACGCTGGCCACCGCGGGCGTCCCGCTGGCCCGGGTCAAGGATCTCCTCGACGCCGATCCGGAAACGCTCGCGGCGGCCCTCGCCGAGATAGATCGTGAACTGCGCGAACGCATCGGCGAGCTGCGCCGAACCCGCGGACAGCTCGCCCAGATACAGCGCGGCGAAAGACTTTTCGTCTCCGCGGATGTCGCCGACTATCTGGATCGGTTACGCGAGCTCGGCATCAGCGAGCGTCATATCCGGTTGGAACGCGACGGCTGGATCCTGCTGCAGACCGCATCGCCGGAGGATGCCGCCGAGTGGATCGCCGAAAAGCTCACACTCATCGCCGATCCCGAATTCCGCGCCATCTGTCTCGACCATGACGCCGCCTACGACTGGTCGCCGGATGATCCGCGGCTGCGGACGCTCGCGGATCGAGTGCGCGACTGGCATGCGGGCCGCCCTCCCCCCAGCGCGCCGCGCCACCCCGCACTCGCCCAGTTCGTCGCCCGATCTCAGGCCGGAGTCTCGTCGCCGGCCTGGGATCAGCTGGTCGAACTGCTGCGAACCTGA
- a CDS encoding DoxX family protein — MNAQTIKPPAATRTGVSLNSIAGETWSARVRFAIFTATTGIVLTESVVGAYWDLARTQYVVDTFAVLEYPMYFATILGVAKLLAVAALLVPRFPRLKEWAYAGLVFVYVGAAASHLAVGDPAAKWVGPLFFTAFTLASWALRAPARRDPEPLSAIPVIAALTRD; from the coding sequence ATGAACGCGCAAACAATCAAACCGCCCGCCGCCACGCGCACGGGCGTCTCCCTCAACTCGATCGCGGGCGAAACTTGGTCGGCCCGAGTTCGATTCGCCATCTTCACGGCGACCACCGGCATCGTCCTCACCGAATCCGTGGTCGGTGCGTACTGGGATCTCGCTCGCACGCAATACGTCGTCGACACCTTCGCCGTTCTCGAATACCCCATGTATTTCGCCACCATCCTCGGTGTCGCGAAGCTGCTCGCCGTCGCCGCACTCCTGGTGCCTCGCTTTCCACGACTGAAGGAATGGGCATACGCCGGACTGGTATTCGTCTACGTCGGCGCAGCCGCTTCGCACCTGGCGGTCGGCGACCCTGCCGCCAAATGGGTCGGCCCGCTCTTCTTCACGGCTTTCACCCTGGCCTCATGGGCGCTGCGGGCTCCGGCCCGCCGCGATCCCGAGCCGCTGTCGGCAATCCCCGTGATCGCGGCGCTCACCCGCGACTGA